The following proteins come from a genomic window of Malus sylvestris chromosome 4, drMalSylv7.2, whole genome shotgun sequence:
- the LOC126619762 gene encoding aspartyl protease family protein 2-like, producing the protein MSSFYSLNLMITILLLVLASPQPATSLKVPLFKNKNNLIVAEIPVGFQPTVTAYLTLDTLSPFTILDCSIPDGYDPNQSETSQLMYYNNSICIPPLHQSFSSDWCWFQFESAHGFYVFDLFASDMSDGRKALVPFGCINEYSPSSGKNNTTPVTGVLGLGQGHPSNFLTQSTLEKFAFTIPFHELPTASAVASANGFDPSLAFGPYATMPTNGTMCVQSTTILREQRAAAGAPIRDYYYLNLTGIIVGGYIVQGIDPKLFWPPSRGGSGFVLHTSSSQIVLPAPAYDAFRVVVVDLVRVLYGLDPVEPLAGYDLCFNTTDPVAMANVTPFFTPSMVLEFEGGVAHLKLLNGVPFQEVPDFGEWYYSCMLVVAGDERGGGKPSFVGLLDQIGYKFLYDLSTSGLSFTTG; encoded by the coding sequence ATGTCTTCCTTTTATTCCCTCAACCTGATGATAACCATCCTCTTGCTTGTGCTGGCAAGCCCTCAACCGGCAACAAGCCTTAAAGTGCCCctgttcaaaaacaaaaataacctGATTGTTGCCGAGATTCCGGTTGGCTTCCAGCCAACGGTGACGGCATACCTTACGTTGGACACATTGAGCCCCTTCACTATCTTGGATTGTAGTATCCCCGATGGTTATGATCCAAACCAATCGGAAACCTCCCAGCTCATGTACTACAACAACTCCATTTGCATTCCACCCCTCCACCAGTCATTTTCTTCTGATTGGTGTTGGTTCCAATTCGAATCGGCTCatggtttttatgtttttgatttGTTTGCCTCCGACATGTCTGACGGCCGTAAGGCCCTCGTCCCTTTCGGTTGCATCAATGAGTACTCCCCCTCCTCTGGAAAAAATAACACTACTCCTGTTACTGGAGTTCTTGGCCTTGGCCAAGGCCACCCTTCCAACTTCCTCACCCAATCAACTTTGGAAAAATTCGCTTTCACCATTCCATTTCACGAGCTACCTACTGCCTCTGCCGTCGCCTCCGCCAACGGCTTTGATCCGTCATTGGCCTTCGGCCCCTACGCCACAATGCCCACCAACGGTACCATGTGTGTTCAAAGCACCACAATATTGAGGGAGCAGCGTGCAGCAGCAGGAGCACCCATTAGAGACTACTATTACTTAAATCTTACCGGCATTATTGTTGGAGGATATATAGTCCAAGGAATAGACCCAAAGTTGTTTTGGCCGCCATCTCGCGGCGGCAGCGGATTCGTCCTCCACACTTCCAGCTCGCAAATTGTGCTGCCAGCCCCGGCTTATGACGCATTTCGCGTAGTAGTGGTCGATCTAGTGAGAGTATTGTATGGGCTGGACCCGGTGGAGCCACTTGCAGGATATGACTTGTGCTTCAACACCACAGATCCGGTAGCAATGGCGAACGTGACCCCCTTTTTCACGCCTTCAATGGTTCTTGAATTTGAAGGCGGAGTGGCCCACCTAAAGCTTCTGAATGGAGTACCGTTCCAAGAGGTGCCGGATTTCGGCGAATGGTACTACTCCTGCATGTTGGTGGTGGCGGGGGATGAACGTGGTGGGGGAAAACCGAGCTTTGTGGGGTTGCTGGACCAGATTGGCTACAAATTTCTTTATGATCTCTCTACCTCGGGACTATCGTTTACAACCGGATAG